The genomic stretch CTCGGGTCGCTGAGATCACAGGCGTAGCCGCGCGCGTGCGCGCCCGAAGCGACGATCGCGGCTGCTCGCGCCTCGACGTGCTGCGCGGTGCGGTCGACCAACACGAGCGCGGCGCCGAGTCGAGCGAACGTTTGCGCGACGACCTCGCCGACCTGGCCTTCGGCGCCGACTCCTGTCAGGAGGACCGTTGTACCGTTGAACATGCTCATAAGGTGGCGCAATCCTGGCCGGAGGAAAAGCAGATCCTCGGGCCTACGGCGCGAGGATGACACGTTCGGGCTGGCACGAAGCCTGTTATTGATTCACCTGACATGTCCCGCCTGAAAAGCGCCGGAATCATCGTAATTGTTGTCCTCGTGGCCTCCCTGGCCCTCATTGGCGGCCTGTCGATCACGCGGGGCACGCCCGTCAGCTATGTCTCGACGCTGTCGGACTCCGGGCCGCCGGCGATCAGCGACTCGCTGTTCGAGCGGACGTTCGAGCTGTTCACCGGTACGCACATCTTCCAGGGTAATGCCGTACAGCAGGCGAACAACGGCAACGGCATCTACCCCTCGCTCTGGCGCGACATGCGGTCGGCGCAGCACACGATCACCGTGCAGATGTACTACTCGCTGCCCGGCAAAGTAGCGGACAGCATGGCCGCGGTGCTTCGCGAGCGGGCGCGCGCGAACGTTCGCGTGCTCTTTCTCATCGACGCGTTCGGCTCGCAGCACCTGTCCGACGAGTATTTGAAATCTTTGACAGACGCCGGCGTGAAAGTGGCGAAGCTCAGGCCACTGCGCTGGTCCACCATCTCCAACGCCGCGACGCGCTCCCACGTGCGCGTCGTCGTCGTCGATGGGCGCGTCGGGTACGAGGGCGGCTTCGGCCTGGCCGACTATTGGCTCGGCGATGGACATCATGACGAGCAGTGGCGCGAATCGAACGTGCGATTCGAAGGCCCGGCGGTCATGCAACTCCAGGCCGCATTCGCCGCCGCGTGGGCGGAATCGACTGGAGAGCTGATCACCGGTCCGCTCTTCTTTCCGTCCAGCGGATTTCAGCCCGTTGGACCGACGCGCGCCGGGCTGCTGTATACGGCGCCGACGACGGGGAGCACGCCCGCCGAACGATTTCTGGCCCTCACGATCAGCGGCGCGCGCAAGTCGCTGTACATCGAGAATTCATACTTCGTTCCCGATGAGGATTTTCGAAAGCTTCTCGAGCGCGCCGCGCGTCGCGGCGTCGACGTTCGCGTGCTGACCGTGAGCTCGAAAACGGACGTGAAGACCACCTGGTACGCGGGCCGACACTATTACGAGGAGCTGCTCGGCCGCGGCGTGAAGATCTACGAGTACCAGCCGACGATGCTGCACTCGAAAACCATCGTGGCCGATGGCTTGTGGAGCTCGGTCGGCTCGATGAACTTCGACAATCGTTCGATGGCGTTCAACAACGAGTCGAATCTCGTGGTGTTGGACACGGCCTTCGGCGCGCAAATGGACTCGATCTTTTTCGACGATCTCCGCTACGCGCGTGAGATCAAGCTCGACGAGTTCCGGCATCGCTCGCGATGGACGAAGCTGGTCGAGAGCATCGCCACGTTGATGTCGCGACTGCTCTAGGCTGCTCTAGCGAATATCCTCGCGGCCGAGTGCCGCGCGCACGGCTTCGCGCATGGCGACGAGCGCTGCTTCTCGGGACGACGGCGAATCCTCGCGAACATGCAGTTCGACCCCGTCCGCCACCATGACTCGCCGCCAGCTCGCGGGCGCATCGTCATCGACGGCCTGCCGGCGCGTCTCGACCGTGGCGCCGAGCGCCGCGGCGAGTGATGACGCCACGCGGCGCTCGAGTGCGTCGCCCGTCACTTCCTTCATCTCGCCTTTGATCGTGTCGAGCGTCACGCCTTCGCGCTGGCGGATCTTGATGGCGAGAAGCTGAAGGAAGTGGCGGTAATTGTAGGTCGCGGCGGTGCCGGTCCCCTCGGGGCGTTCGAGCAATCCATTCGCGACGTAGAACCGAATCGATCGCGCGCTCGGCGCGGCGCGTGCCGACGCATTGGTCGGACGCACGCCAGCGGCATCGACGAGCGCGGTCACCTGCGCGGCGAGGCCGCGCGCGTTCCACGGCGCCTGCTTGGCGTGGGCGCGGAGAAGTGCGATGGGTGATTCAGCCATGTACCGCGAAGGGAAGCAAAGCCGTGAGCCGGCGACGAGAACGAGAAGCCAACGAGCCGAACGCGCAAGGAACAATAACGCGCACGACCGCGGTCAGGGGAGACGCAGGCTCGGCAGGGAAAATGTGAGCGTCGTGCCCGAGCCTTCGGCGCTGTCGAGCGACAGATTGCCGCCGTGGTCGTTTATCACGCGGTGCGCGACGGCCAGGCCAATGCCGGCGCGACCGGGCTTCGTCGTAACGAGAGGTTCGAAGGCGTGCGACAGCGTGTCGGCGGGGATGGCCGGGCCATCGTTGTGCAGACGCGACCGCCAGGCGCCGTCGCGATCGACCGACGACGCGATCGTGAGATCACTCCCTTCGGGCGCCGCGTCAATGGCATTGACGAGGGCATTGCTCAGCGCCAGCGCGAGCTGCTCGGCGTCGATGGCGCAGGTTGCTCGCGGGTCGGCGGGGGTGTGTTGAACGAGGAGCGCCTTGCTCTCGAGGATGCCGCGATTGGACGCGAGGACGTCGGTCCAGACGTCGTCGGGATTCGCGGGCTCGAGACGTACCGGCGCGGGACGTCCGTACTCGAGCAGTGCCGACACGAGAGCGTTGAGACGCTCCGTCTCGCGGAGAATGCGGCCGAGGTTCCGCTCGATGAGCGGGTCGTCGGTGTTGCGATAGCGCAGGAGCTGCGCGGCAGACGCAATGGCGAACACCGGGTTGCGCAACTCGTGCGCGATCGCGGCGGCGACATGCTGAGACGCCTTGACGCGCTCTCGCCGCAGCGTTCGCGCGGTGATCGGCGTGTCGGTGCGCGATTCGATGTCCACGGAGCCGTGTGGGAAGGAGAGAGGAGTGGACGTTACAGGTTCATATTAACCGAAGCGAAAAGACAGCGGAGCGCGCATGCCGACGCTCCGCTGTCTTCGTTGGTAGTCGTGCGAACGCTTCCTGTCGGCGTCTAACGGCGCGACTTCTTCCCGCTCTTCTTGGCGCCGCCCTTCTTGGTGCCGCCTTTCTTGGCCGCGCCGGCCTTTTTCGCGCTGCCCTTCTTGGCCGCGCCGCTCTTCTTCGCTCCACCTTTCTTGGCGGCGCTATTCTTGGCGCCCGCCGCCTTCTTGGCCGGACCGCTCGATTTGGCGGCTGGCTTCTTTGCTCCACCCTTCGCGCCGCCCTTCGCGGACGCGCCGCTTGATTTGGCGCCGCCCTTCTTGGCTGGCGCTGATTGCTGTCCGCCGCCGGATGATTTCTTTGCGGTCGTGGCTGGGGCCGACTTCGCAGGTGCCGACTTCGCAGGCGTAGGTTTGGCGGGCGCGGACTTCGCGGGCGCCGATTTGGCCGGTGCGGATTTGGAACCCGACGACTTCGCGGCTGCACCGCCGGACGAGGACGATGAGGACGATGCCGCGCCGCCTCCCGATGTCGAAGCCGCGTTTCCGGATCCGCCACCCGACGCGGCGCCGCCGCCCGCGGCTGCACCGCCGCCGCCTGCGCCCGAACCCGCGGGACGCCCGGGGCGACCGCGACGCGGCGCACTCAGGACGTCTTCGTCTTCCTCTTCTTCCTCGCCGGCCTCGAACGTGGCCGGCTCCTCTTCGTCGTCGTCGACATCGTCGGCGCTATCCCACAGGTCGTCGCTGTCATCCTTGTGCGTCATCCAGCCGCCGTCTTCCTCGTCGTCGTCGTCGTACGACGAGCTTCCACCACCACCACCTCCGCCGTATCCCAGATCGTCTACGTCGTCGTCACGATCAGAGAATCGGTACTCCTCATGCAACTCGTCACCCCGCGGCATGCCCGCCTCCTGAGAGGATAGTGATCAGCGAATGGGTCGACACACGGCCGTGATGACGGCTGCACGTCGTATGCCTCATACCGAATGCGCGTGGCCCAACGCATCGGAGATTTTCAACGCCTTAGTATACTTGGCCGGGCGCTTCGTCAAGAAGCTCGTCATTGCATCTCGCTGCATCCACCACGGTCCGGATGCAGATTGAAAACGTCGGAGAGCACTCGTGCCAAAACTTCTCGTTCTCTTCTCCTCGGCAGACAGCTACGCGGCGAACATGGCGGACGTTGTCGCCGACGGTGCGAAGCGTGTGCGATTCACCGAGGTGGACGTGCGCGCGGTGGTGGACGGCGGCAGCGGCGCGTCGGATCGCCGCCGACTCGAGTCCTTCGACGCGCTGCGCGACTACGACGGTGTGGTCCTGGTGGGTCCCGGTCCCGAGTCGTCGGGCCACGAGCTCGGTGCGCTGCTGGATGCGCTGGACGACGGCGAGCCGATGACGAATGTCGTGTTCGGTGTCGCCGGCGACGAGAATGCTGATATGCTGACGGCGCTCGCGCGCGCAGGTGGCCTGATCGCGGCGCAACCCAGGGGTTCGAGTGCCGAGGAGCGGGCGCGGGGTTTGGGGGCGCGGGTGGCGAAGGTAATTGGGTGGGTGCGTCATGCGCTGGGGCACGAGTCGGAGCATGCCCAAGGACATCACCACCATTCGCATGATCGCCCGGCGAGCTGACATCCAATCACAATAATGGTGTTATAGTGGCGCGATAATGTCGCTAAATACTACGCCGATAGTTGTTTGCTACTCGACTCCACTCGAAGGCGGCGACCTCCCACGCGAGATCGGCGGGCGCCCCATCGCACTCCTCCAGACGGGCGTTGGACTCGTCAACGCCGCGTTCATGCTCACACGTTTTCTGGCGACTAACAAAGTGGCGGCCGTCATCGGGTGCGGGGTCGGTGGCGCCTACCCGGGTTCGAACCTCGAGCCAGGCGACGTCGTGTGCGCCGAGTCCGAGACGTACGGCGACCTCGGGGCGGATTCGCCGGAGGGTTTTCTGGACATGGAGGCGCTCGGCTTCCCGGTCATCGCCGGCGCCGCTCCGCTATACAATGAGCTGCCGCTCGATCTGTTTCCGGCAGCGCGGCGCGTGCGATTTGTGACGTGTGCGACGTGCACCGGCACCGATGACGTCGCGCGCGCGCTGGTCGCGCGGACCGGTGGCGCGGTCGAATCGATGGAAGGCGCGGCGATCGTTCACGTCGCGAAACTCATTGGGGTGAAGGTGGGAGAAGTGCGAGGCATCTCGAATTCGGTGGGCAATCGCGATCGCGGACGCTGGCGGCTGAACGATGCGGCGCGCGCGGCGCGCGAGGCCTTGGTGCACTGGATCGAGGACGGAGCTCGAGAATGCTGAGCCTCGCGATCTCTCCCTGTCCCAACGATACGTTCATCTTCTGCCAGATGGTCAACCGCTATCGGCTCGAGCTGGACGACGTCGAATCGCTGAATCTGCGCGCCGAGCGTGGTGAGTTCGACGTGACGAAGATTTCGGTCGCGGCGTACGGGCGCATTCGCGATCAGTACGCGCTGCTGCGCGCCGGCGGTGCCGCGGGATTTGGCGTGGGTCCGCTGCTCGTGAGCAGCGTCAAACGCGAGCCGGGCGGACGCGTCGCAATTCCGGGCGATCGCACGACGGCCGCGCTGCTGCTGCGGTTGTGCGGCGACTTCGAGACGATTCCCATGCGCTTCGATCTCATCGAGGCTGCGGTGTTGTCGGGCGAGGTCGACTGCGGCGTGCTGATTCACGAAGGCCGCTTCACCTACGCCGACAAGGGTCTCGTGTGTCTGGCGGATCTCGGTGAAGTCTGGGAAGCGAAGATGAACTGTCCCATTCCTCTCGGCGCGATCGCCATTCGCCGTTCGCTCGGTGCCGAGGTGGCGCGGCAGGTGAACGACGAGATTCGGGCGAGCCTGCAGCTTGCCTGGGCGCATCCCGAGCGTTGCGCTGACTTCGTGCGCGCGAATGCGCAGGAGATGTCGCCGCAGGTGCAGCAGAGGCACATCGATCTTTACGTCAACGACTACTCGATGGACGTTGATGCCGACGCGGTGACGCGACTCGTGACGCTCGGTGAACAGCGCGGGTTGTACGCGGCGTCGCGCGAGCCGATTTTCGCCGTGTGACGCCGCGCTACGGGGCGCGCCGCGGCGCGACGCCGCGCTACGTCAGGGCTGCTTGGCGTTCAGCGCGATGACGATGTCGTTGTCGTGCGCGGTGTATTCCGGGAGATTCTTCGCGCGTTCGCTCGCCGCGGAGGCGACCAACTTGTCGTGAAAAGAGCGTTCGGCCGCCGCATCCTTTCGCATGTGCGCCGCGTTGCCGGCGAGAATGAGGCCGAGCAAATGGTTCGGATGCTTGGCGAGAATGGTGTCCGCTTCGGCGCGCGCGAGTTGTTCGTCGCCCGAAATCGCGGCGATGCGGCCCATGTCATAACGTGCGTCCAAGTCGAGCGAATCGAGCGCTTGATACGCCTGAATGGCCATCGGCGCGAACATCGCGACGGTGTCGGCGTGGCCGTTTTCGTGCGCGGCCATGATGCGATTGTACAAGCGTTCTGCCCGTTCGGTGGGCGACATGTTACTGATGTCGGGCGGTTGACCGCCGCCGCCGGCGAAGGGAGCGGCGTTCGCATCGGCGGTCGGCGTGGGCGTCGCCTCTTGACTGCGTCCGAATCGCTGGCCCGCGACGAGCGCGACGAATGCGAGGAGCGCGATCGCGGCAACTGACCACGGAAGCGCCGAATTGAAGCTGCGCTGGTCGCCGGTGCCCTCGGCGCCGGCGGGAGTGCCGCATCGATGGCAGAACTTGGCGCCGGGACGGAGCTCGGCGCCGCAGGCGGCGCACTTCGTGGCCGAGAGCGCCGCGCCGCAATTCGAGCAGAATTTGCCGGACGCCTGGGCGTGGCAAGCTGGACAGGCGATCGTGTCGCCGTCCGAGGCGGGAGAGGTTGGGGAAGTCATGCGCACCAAAGTTACACGGCGGAGGCTGTTCGCGCAGAGTGGCCTGCTCTCTGCACCGGAGATCGCCGTCGTGAATCGAGTGAGACTGTAGGTGCAGCGGACAATTGGACAAGCGGCGAACGTCGTCTACGTGTGGAACCACGAGTATCCGTGGGACGTTCGCGTCGAAAAAGTGTGTGCCGCGCTGACGAACGTAGGCCGTTCGGTGCATTTGACCGCGCGCAATCTCGGGCGGCGCTCGCGGCGCGAAGAGCTGCCAGAGGCAACGGTGCATCGGTTGCGCCCGCTGCCGCTCGGCCGATATGCGGACGCGGCGCTTCAGTTTCCCTTCTTCTTCAACCCCCGCTGGGTTTCGCATCTCACACGCACGGCGCGGGAAGCGAACGCCGACGTGTTGATGGTGCGCGATCTCCCACTCGCGCCAACCGCGATTCACGTCGGCCGGCGGTTGGGCATTCCCGTCATGCTCGACATGGCCGAGAACTATCCGGCGCTGATGACGGAAATCTTCACGGCAAAGCGGCAGAAGCCGCTCGACTATGTCGTGCGAAATCCGGCGGCGACGGCGGCGGTGGAGCGCTACACGCTGCGGAACATCGATCACGTGGTGTGCGTCGTCGACGAGATGGCGGACCGGCTTCGCGCGATGGGGTTAGGCGCCGATCGGATCAGCGTCGTATCGAACACGCCGCCACGTTCGCGCGTCGTGCCCGCGGAGTCGCGCACGGCGCGCGAACCTGACGGCGCGTTGGTACTCGGATACCTCGGCATTCTGGAAATTCCGCGCGGGTTGGGCGATGCGATCGACGCAGTTGCGCGGCTGCGGTCGCAGGGCATTGATGCGCGGTTGCGCATCATTGGTGGCGGGCGCGACAGCGAAGTGTTCGAGCAGCATGCGAAGCGGCTCAATCTCGACACCTCGATCGTACAGTTCCTCGGTCGTGTCGACGACCACCGCGAAGCGGTGCGCGCGCTGGAACAAACGGACATCGGCATTCTGCCGTATCACACGAGCGAGCAGTGGCACACGACGATCGCCAACAAGCTCTTCGATTACATGGCGCTTGGGCTTCCGGTGGTCGCGGCGGACGCGCGGCCGGTCGAGCGCATTTTGCACGAGACGGGCGCGGGCGTGACGTATCGTTCGCGCGACGTGCATGACTTCGCTCACGCGGTGTTGTCGCTGCGCAATGAAGATCGCCGGCGCACCGCGGGCGAAGCGGGCCGGCGTGCAATTCGTGATCGATATCACTGGGAACGTGACGTGGAGCGTCTCGTCACCGCAGTCGATATCACCGTCGAGCGGGCTCGAGAGAATTCTCGAAAGATTCCCTCTGCAATTTCACTTCTGGAGGCGTGACGCGAGCGCGCTGCCGCGCGTCGTTCACTTGACCACGCACGACACCAGTCACGGTGTCGTGCTCGTGTTTGGTGGACGGTTGCAGTCGAGGTTGGCAGCATGGTGTCCCGCGTCAAGGCAAGCATGATTTCCGTAGCGCTCCTCGTGTGCGGAGTGACTCTCTCCGGATGCAACACGTTCACCGACGTCGTTGCGCAAGGCGTCAGCAACGTCGCGAAGGAAATCAAGGCGGCCGGCGACAGCACGAAGTCGCCGAGCGACTCGACCAAGACGAAGCCGGACACCACGACGAAGACGCCGCCGGCAGCGACGGACACCACCGGTGTCACTCAGCAGGGAAATCCGACGGGCAGCGCCTCGGCGCCGACGACGCCGTACAGCGTCAAGTCGCCGCACTGGTCGCACATCCGCGTTCACGTCTCCGACTATCGCATTCAGTATCAGTCGGACGCGAACGTGCGTGCGACGGAGTATGCGTGGTCCGCGGCGCACTTCGACGACGTAACGCTCGACGCGGACGACAAGACGTCGGTGGCGGCGTACCATCTCGCGAATCCGACGGTTTCGGTGGTTCGCTACGCGCTCAACTGGTCGGTGATCAAGCCCGGACAGCAAAACGAGAACGTGGCCACGTCGTACACCCAGCACATGTCGCAGTGGTACGCGGCGCATCCGCAGTACACGCTCGAGAATGCGTTCCTTCACGACGGCAGCCAGTGTCCGGCGGGTACCGCGGCGACGCCGAACTGCCGCCTCACGATTCACATCTGGACGCAGGACCGCTGGGTGGTGAATCCGGGCGATGCGGGCTTGCGCGCGTATCAGGCGAGCCGGCTCGCGCAGTACATGGGCGATGCGGACGGGCTCTTCCTCGACGAGCACGGCTCCGGCGACATGTCGGACCAGCTCGGCAACAAGAATGTTCGCGAGTATCCGAGCTTCACGAACTATCAGAACGATATCGTCGGCGAGCTCTCGTCGATTCAGTCGGCGCTCGGCTCGTCGAAGAAGATCATGATCAACACGGCGGAGTACACGTCGTCGTGGGATGCGGCGATGCAGAACGCGGTGACAGGCGCCGAGCTCGAGCTCTTCAACAATCCGACGAACAACTCGATGGAGAGCCGTTGGAGCTTCATCGATGCGCAGCTCGCCAAGGGCCGCGTGTTGCAGATGGAGTCGGGCGGGACGTTGCCCGCTTCGTTCAACGCGGGCAATTCCGCGAGCGCGGCGGATCGTCAACGGCTGTGGCAGCTGGCGAGCTACTATCTCGTGGTGCCGTCGAATTCCGCGAACCTGCAGTTCGGCATTCACGACGCGTGGAACACGGCGTTCTCGACGCAGTGGCTCAAGGCGATCGAGATGAACATCGGCAGCCCGAGTGGCGCGCGCGCCGTGGTGGCGAGCGGGACTGATGCAAGCGGCTCATCGTACAAAGTGTGGGGCCGCGATTTCGGCAGCGCACTCGTGATGGTACGTCCGAGCGGGAATGGATCGTCGTTCGGCGACGCGACGAAGGCGTCGCTCACGCTGCCGACGAATGATCGCTATTTGCCGCTCCATGCCGATGGCACGGTAGGTGCCCCTGTGACCTCTGTCGAACTTCGTGCGAGCGAAGCGGTTGTGCTGCTGAAGCAAAGCCGATTCCCCTCGCTGCAGAGCGCGCCGAACCGGGTTCCGTGATCGACTGATCGGGGCTGTCGGGCGGCGCTGATGGTGCCGCCCGAGCAGTTCCGATGCCCCTGTCGCCCCACAACATCGCGCACTTCTTCACCGTCGACGTCGAAGAGCACTTTCAAGTTTCGGCGTTCGAGGGAATCGTCGAGCGGGAGAGCTGGGCGACGCAGCCGTCGCGCGTCGAGCGCAATGTGGACCGTGCGCTTGCGCTGCTGGCTGACGCGAACGCCACCGCGACGTTCTTCACGTTGGGGTGGGTCGCCGAGCGCCGGCCTGCGCTCGTGCGGCGCATTGCGGAATGCGGTCATGAGATCGCGTCGCATGGAATGACGCACCGGCGCGTCTATCATCTTTCGTCCGCGGAGTTTCGCGACGAGCTCCGCACGTCCAAGCGATTGCTCGAGGACATCACGGGTACGCACGTCGTCGGCTTTCGCGCGCCGAATTTCTCGATTCTGCCGCGCTCCGAGTGGGCGTTCGAAGTGTTGGTCGAGGAAGGGTATCGCTACGACTCGAGCCGGTTTCCGATTCATCGCATCGATTACGGATCGCCGGACGCGCCATCAGACGTTCACGTCGTGACCTGTCCGAGCGGAACGTTGCTCGAGTTTCCGCTCGCGACGTACAAGGCATTCGGCGCGCGAATTCCCGCGGCGGGCGCCGCGTACTTGCGGCACTTTCCGTATCGCGTCGTGCGCGGCGCGTTCGCGCAATCGGAGCGGCGCGGTCAGGCGGCGGTGTTCTACATCCATCCGTGGGAGCTCGATCCCGAACAACCGCGGATCGACGCACCGCTGCTGACGCGCTGGCGCCACTACACCGGCCTGTCGCGCACAACCGCGCGGGTGGCGCGGTTGCTCGGTGAGTTCCGTTTCACGTCGTTCCGCGCGCGACTGGAGCGACCGGCGCCGCGCGACGCGGTGCTCGTCGCATGACACACGTTGCGACGCGCGCGACGGAGAGCACGTCGAGCGGCACTCGCATTGTGGTGGGCAACTTCGACGGCACCGCGACGGAGTGGGACGCGTTCGTTCGCCGTCAGGATGGCGCGCGGCATTTTCATCTTCTTGGATGGCGGCGCGTTATCGAGCGCGTTTACGGGCATGAATGTGTCTCGCTCGAGGCGCGCGATGCCGATGGATTACTCGCCGGTGTGCTGACCGTTGCGCGCGTACGGAGCGCGATGTTCGGCGATTTTCTGGTCTCGATGCCGTTTGTCGATTATGGGGGACCACTCGGGAATGATGCGGCCGTGCGCGCGCTGGTGGATTCGGCGCGTTCGATGATGGGACGCCGCACATTGCTCGAGTTGCGCAGTGCGATTTCGTTGAACATCGGTGTGGAAGCGTCGCATCGAAAGATCGCGGTCGTGAAGACGCTCGCGGGCAGCGCGAGCGACGCGTGGGACGGCCTCCGCTCGCAGGTTCGCGGCGCGGTGCGGAAGGCGCAGAAGTCCGGCATCACCGTGCGGTTCGGCGCGGATCAAACGAACGAATTCTTCCGCTTGTTCGCGCTGCGCATGCGCGACCTTGGCACGCCGACGCATTCGCTTCGCTATTTCGAGACGATCGCCGACGAGTTCCCGGACAGCATGTGGCTCGCGTGCGCGTACCATCAAGGCGCCGCCGTCGCCGGTTTGTGCGGTTTCGCGTTCGAGGACGAGGTGCACCTGCTGCACGCGGCGCAGCTCGACTCGTATCGATCCATGCACCCGAACATGCTGCTCACGTGGGCGTTCATCGAGCGCGCGATCGACGCCGGCATTTCGCGATTCAACTTCGGCCGCTCGTCGCCCGGCACCAGCACGCACGAATTCAAGCGACGCTGGGGCGGGGTCGACGAAGCGCTCCATTGGTACGACGTCGGAAACGGACCCGTCGCCAAGACGCCGTCGCCGAACGACTCGGCGTACGCGCTCGGACCGCGGCTATGGAAACGGTTGCCATACCCGGTCACGACCGCACTCGGTCCACACATCGTGAAGTACATCCCATGACGAATGCAGCGCGCGCGAGCGCGGACGATCGCCGGCCCGACTTGCTCGTGATCGGTGTCGGCCTGACGGTCGTGTGTCATCTGTGGCGCGTTCCGGATCTCTTTCCGGTACTTGGGCCGCTGCGGTTGATGATTCTGAGCGCCGTCGCGTGCCTTGCCGGCTTGGTGTTGTCGCGGCGCGGCGAGCGCTCGTTGACGCGGTTGTTCACGCCGGTGACCGCTCCTCTGCTGGCGCTCGTCGCGTTGATGGTGCTAAGCATTCCTACGAGTCTCGATCCGCAGCTGAGCACTGTCTTCCTGTTCAAGGATTTGCTGCCGCGAGTTCTGTTGGGTGTGCTCATCGCGGGGAGCATTCGGAATCGCCGCGATCTCGAGTGGATCATGCTCGCCACGCTCGCGGGCTGCTGGATGTACACCGCGATGATGATGGTGCGCGCGCCGCGCGCCACTGGTCCGACAGGATGGACCGATCTGGCGATGTACGATCGCAACGACTTTGCACTCCTGGCTGTGTGCGCGTTGCCGCTCGCGATCTACTTCCTGCGTCGCGAAGCGGGGCGTAGTCGTCGCATCTTCGGTGCGCTGACGATGATGGTGCTGCTGTACGTCATCGCGCGCGGCGGTTCGCGCGGCGGATTCCTTGGCCTCACGGCGGTGCTGGGCTTCATGGCACTGCGCTATCGCGCCGTACCGGCGCGCGTACGATTTGGAGCCGTGCTCGCTGGAGCGCTCGCGATCGGAGTGCTTGGGGGCACGCGGTACCGCACTCAACTCGCGACGCTGCTCAATCCGACGCAGGACTACAACTGGTCGGGCCGCGACTACAATGGACGGTTGGAGTTATGGAAGCGCGGCCGCGGCTACATCGCCGATCATCCTGTGGTGGGCATTGGACTGGCCGCGTACACGGTTGCAGAGGGCGAGTTGTCCGAAGTGGCGCGCGAGCGTTTGGCGCACGGGCAGGAAGTCACGCCGCTCCAGGCGCACGACATGTTCATTCAGATCGCCGCCGAGCTGGGACTTCCGGCGCTGGTCGCGTTCGTGTTCTTGCTCTGGCGCTTTTATCGAACGACGCGCGACGTCCGTCGCGCACTGGACACACCGCGTGAAACCTCGCGGCCGCCCGAGCACGCGCTTGCCGTGGCGCTCACGGCATCGCTGTTGGGATTCATCGTCTGCGGCGTGTTTCTCTCGGCCGCCTACTTCGCGCAGTTCTTCATCATGGTCGGCTTCGTCGGCGGGTTGGCGAAGCTGTGTCCCGTATGGGCTACGCGCCGCGCTCCGGTTGCGCCGTATGCACCCGTGTGGGTTGGTAACGACGCCGCGGCGGCGCTGCCGCCGATTCAATGATGCGTATCAGCTTCGATCGCACGTTCGCCAAACGCGCCGTCGAGCGCGTGATCTGGTCCAGCGGATTGCCCGCGCTTCGTCGTCGCGGACTTCGTGAAAGCTCGCTTGTCCTGGCGTATCACAATGTCGTGCCTGACGGTGTGCCGCCGGTCGGCGATCGATCGTTACATCTGTCACGGGCGGCGTTCGCCACGCAGCTCGATGCATTGATGGAGACGCACGACGTCGTGACACTCGAGGAGGCGCTTGGACTGACGGTTGCGCGCGGTACGACGCGCCGGCGTCCATTCGCGGCGATCA from Gemmatimonadaceae bacterium encodes the following:
- a CDS encoding XrtA system polysaccharide deacetylase, which produces MPLSPHNIAHFFTVDVEEHFQVSAFEGIVERESWATQPSRVERNVDRALALLADANATATFFTLGWVAERRPALVRRIAECGHEIASHGMTHRRVYHLSSAEFRDELRTSKRLLEDITGTHVVGFRAPNFSILPRSEWAFEVLVEEGYRYDSSRFPIHRIDYGSPDAPSDVHVVTCPSGTLLEFPLATYKAFGARIPAAGAAYLRHFPYRVVRGAFAQSERRGQAAVFYIHPWELDPEQPRIDAPLLTRWRHYTGLSRTTARVARLLGEFRFTSFRARLERPAPRDAVLVA
- a CDS encoding FemAB family XrtA/PEP-CTERM system-associated protein, with the protein product MTHVATRATESTSSGTRIVVGNFDGTATEWDAFVRRQDGARHFHLLGWRRVIERVYGHECVSLEARDADGLLAGVLTVARVRSAMFGDFLVSMPFVDYGGPLGNDAAVRALVDSARSMMGRRTLLELRSAISLNIGVEASHRKIAVVKTLAGSASDAWDGLRSQVRGAVRKAQKSGITVRFGADQTNEFFRLFALRMRDLGTPTHSLRYFETIADEFPDSMWLACAYHQGAAVAGLCGFAFEDEVHLLHAAQLDSYRSMHPNMLLTWAFIERAIDAGISRFNFGRSSPGTSTHEFKRRWGGVDEALHWYDVGNGPVAKTPSPNDSAYALGPRLWKRLPYPVTTALGPHIVKYIP
- a CDS encoding O-antigen ligase family protein, whose protein sequence is MTNAARASADDRRPDLLVIGVGLTVVCHLWRVPDLFPVLGPLRLMILSAVACLAGLVLSRRGERSLTRLFTPVTAPLLALVALMVLSIPTSLDPQLSTVFLFKDLLPRVLLGVLIAGSIRNRRDLEWIMLATLAGCWMYTAMMMVRAPRATGPTGWTDLAMYDRNDFALLAVCALPLAIYFLRREAGRSRRIFGALTMMVLLYVIARGGSRGGFLGLTAVLGFMALRYRAVPARVRFGAVLAGALAIGVLGGTRYRTQLATLLNPTQDYNWSGRDYNGRLELWKRGRGYIADHPVVGIGLAAYTVAEGELSEVARERLAHGQEVTPLQAHDMFIQIAAELGLPALVAFVFLLWRFYRTTRDVRRALDTPRETSRPPEHALAVALTASLLGFIVCGVFLSAAYFAQFFIMVGFVGGLAKLCPVWATRRAPVAPYAPVWVGNDAAAALPPIQ